One genomic segment of Caldimonas brevitalea includes these proteins:
- a CDS encoding acyl-CoA thioesterase: MRIEIPENKKLTYEMRIPIRWGDMDAMGHVNNAVYFRYLETIRIEWLHSLGGAPDPAGQGPVIANAFCNFYRQLEYPGEVLARHYVANPGRSSFDTFITLERADTPGTLYAAGGATTVWIDFPQQKSVPLPEWLRAAIS; this comes from the coding sequence CGCATCGAGATCCCCGAGAACAAGAAGCTGACCTATGAGATGCGGATCCCGATCCGCTGGGGCGACATGGACGCGATGGGCCACGTCAACAACGCCGTCTACTTCCGTTATCTGGAAACGATCCGCATCGAGTGGCTGCACTCGCTGGGCGGCGCCCCCGACCCGGCGGGCCAGGGGCCGGTGATCGCCAACGCCTTCTGCAACTTCTATCGCCAGCTCGAATACCCGGGCGAGGTGTTGGCCCGGCACTATGTGGCGAACCCGGGCCGTTCCAGCTTCGACACCTTCATCACGCTGGAACGGGCCGACACGCCGGGAACCTTGTATGCGGCCGGCGGCGCCACCACGGTGTGGATCGACTTTCCGCAACAGAAGTCGGTGCCGCTGCCCGAGTGGCTGCGGGCGGCCATTTCCTAG